A genomic stretch from Flavobacterium humidisoli includes:
- a CDS encoding amidohydrolase family protein: protein MSKRIDSHQHFWKFDPVRDSWIDETMQNIQRDFLPEDLQPLLKANQFEGCVAVQASQSEEETHFLLDLASKNDFIKGVVGWVDLRNENIEERLDFFSDQKKLKGFRHVVQGEPDDFMYGEAFRRGIAALKPFDYTYDILIFERQLPAAISLVKDFPNQKFVIDHIAKPNIKSETIYSWKSGIEEIAKYDNVWCKISGMVTEADWKNWKPEDLKPYLDVIFENFSIDKLMYGSDWPVLNVASDYNEVVKILEDYISGFSIEDQNKVWFENANSFYNLNN from the coding sequence ATGAGTAAAAGAATAGATTCCCATCAGCATTTTTGGAAGTTTGATCCCGTTCGAGACAGCTGGATTGACGAAACGATGCAAAATATTCAGCGAGATTTTCTTCCTGAAGATTTACAGCCATTATTAAAAGCTAATCAGTTTGAAGGCTGTGTGGCAGTTCAAGCAAGTCAGTCTGAAGAAGAAACTCATTTTTTATTGGATTTGGCTTCAAAAAATGATTTCATAAAAGGTGTTGTCGGCTGGGTAGATTTACGAAATGAAAATATCGAAGAACGTTTAGACTTCTTTTCAGACCAAAAAAAGCTTAAAGGATTTAGACATGTTGTTCAAGGAGAGCCAGATGATTTTATGTATGGAGAAGCTTTTAGAAGAGGAATAGCGGCTTTAAAGCCATTTGATTATACGTACGATATATTGATTTTCGAACGTCAATTGCCGGCAGCTATAAGTTTGGTAAAAGATTTTCCAAACCAAAAGTTTGTAATCGATCATATAGCAAAGCCAAACATCAAATCAGAAACTATTTATTCTTGGAAAAGCGGCATTGAAGAAATTGCAAAGTACGACAATGTCTGGTGTAAAATCTCAGGAATGGTTACCGAAGCCGACTGGAAAAATTGGAAACCAGAAGATTTAAAACCGTATTTAGATGTAATTTTTGAAAACTTTTCAATCGATAAATTAATGTACGGATCAGATTGGCCGGTTCTTAATGTAGCTTCGGATTATAATGAAGTGGTAAAAATTTTAGAAGATTATATTTCAGGATTTTCAATTGAAGACCAGAATAAAGTTTGGTTTGAGAATGCGAATTCGTTCTACAATTTAAATAATTAA
- the pelA gene encoding pectate lyase, whose product MFKVNSATSSKLLLSAFCTLSFVCSNAQSSEISTKPFTDGTNHWYFIKDPSNIINPVPNQPKYAETDYTKIADNILYFQRDNGGWPKNYDMKAILTPQQIDSVVKTKYIEHTTFDNETTYTHIHYLAQVYTLTKDSRHKDGALRGINFIIKAQYSNGGWPQYFPLEKGYSRHITFNDGAYMGIMNLLKKIVNNDSEYAFIDAKTRKKITTVYQKGLDCILKMQIKDNGKLTAWCQQHDEITLEPAWARKFEPPSICNAESVDVVLFLMDIDNPNEKIINAVQSAVKWFQDSKIYNTRIESFEAPEMTSKYKKIKNDVRVVHDTTAPPIWTRYYELKTHRPLFSDRDSEFLYSLAEVSRERRTGYAWYTDKPEKVLKKYPAWQKKWAPENDVLK is encoded by the coding sequence ATGTTCAAAGTAAATTCCGCAACGAGTTCTAAATTGCTTTTATCAGCTTTTTGTACGCTTTCATTTGTATGCTCGAATGCGCAATCAAGTGAAATCAGTACAAAACCTTTTACAGACGGCACAAATCATTGGTATTTTATTAAAGATCCGAGCAATATCATAAATCCAGTTCCGAATCAGCCTAAATATGCTGAAACGGATTATACCAAAATCGCCGATAATATTCTGTATTTCCAGCGTGACAATGGCGGATGGCCAAAAAACTATGATATGAAAGCCATTCTGACTCCACAGCAGATTGACAGTGTGGTTAAGACAAAATATATTGAGCATACTACTTTTGATAATGAAACGACTTATACTCACATTCATTATCTGGCACAAGTATATACGCTTACAAAAGATTCGAGACATAAAGATGGCGCTTTAAGAGGAATAAATTTCATTATAAAAGCACAGTACTCAAACGGAGGCTGGCCACAATATTTTCCTTTAGAAAAAGGCTACAGCCGTCATATTACTTTTAATGATGGAGCATATATGGGAATCATGAATCTGTTAAAAAAGATTGTAAATAATGATTCAGAGTATGCTTTTATAGATGCCAAAACCAGAAAAAAAATAACTACAGTCTACCAAAAAGGACTGGATTGTATTTTGAAAATGCAGATTAAGGACAATGGAAAATTAACCGCTTGGTGTCAACAGCACGATGAAATAACACTTGAACCTGCCTGGGCACGCAAATTTGAACCGCCAAGCATCTGTAATGCAGAAAGTGTTGATGTTGTTTTATTTTTAATGGACATTGATAATCCAAATGAAAAGATTATTAATGCGGTGCAAAGCGCTGTAAAATGGTTTCAGGATTCTAAAATATACAACACTAGAATCGAGAGTTTTGAAGCTCCAGAAATGACATCCAAATACAAGAAAATCAAAAATGATGTAAGAGTTGTACACGATACTACTGCACCGCCAATTTGGACTCGCTATTATGAACTTAAAACTCATAGACCTTTGTTCTCTGACCGTGACAGCGAATTTTTATATTCACTAGCAGAAGTAAGCCGTGAAAGAAGAACTGGTTATGCTTGGTACACGGATAAACCTGAAAAAGTTTTAAAGAAATATCCAGCGTGGCAGAAGAAATGGGCACCGGAAAATGATGTTTTGAAATAA
- a CDS encoding glycoside hydrolase family 28 protein has protein sequence MKTNRINHLCVALTCFALSFNTTIAQKSADTYKNIEFKMSEVQEPIIPQNSVNIKDFGAINGGYVLNTKAFADAIDALSKKGGGKLIIPPGIWLTGPIILKSNIELYAETGALIKFSTDKSLYPIIETSFEGLNTWRCISPIYGKNLENVAFTGNGVWDGSGEAWRQVKKSKLTDEQWKKFVASGGVLNEKKDSWYPSEQYLKGAKGADQNVRPDLKTKEDFEAIHDFLRPVLVSIQNSKRVMFDGPVFQNSPAWNIHPLLIEDLIVRNVTVRNPWFSQNGDGLDVESCKNVVIENSSFDVGDDAICIKSGKDKDGRDRGVPCENIIVKNNIVYHGHGGVTVGSEMSGGVKNLHVSNCTFMGTDVGLRFKSTRGRGGVVENIFISDVFMTDIPSQAISFDLYYGGKSIAETLAEGGNTVTTKLVPVNEETPQFKNISIKNITIRGAQQAVFLQGLPEMNLENIEISNLIAKSQKGFSIIDANGIKINNAKLDIEAKNAFEMYNVQNLSLKSVEFNPGSANTITIDGGVTKNIDLSGLSKTTTVGKDVPKKAVKF, from the coding sequence ATGAAAACTAACCGAATTAACCATTTATGTGTCGCCCTCACATGTTTTGCTTTAAGTTTTAATACTACTATTGCGCAAAAATCTGCTGATACGTATAAAAACATTGAATTTAAAATGTCTGAAGTCCAAGAGCCAATTATTCCGCAAAACAGTGTGAATATAAAAGACTTTGGAGCAATAAATGGAGGTTATGTTTTAAACACAAAAGCTTTTGCAGATGCGATTGATGCGCTTTCTAAAAAAGGTGGAGGAAAACTAATTATTCCTCCAGGAATTTGGCTTACAGGACCGATTATTTTAAAAAGCAATATCGAACTTTATGCAGAAACTGGCGCTTTGATTAAATTTTCTACTGACAAATCTTTATATCCAATCATCGAAACCAGCTTTGAAGGTTTAAATACTTGGCGATGCATTTCTCCTATTTATGGTAAAAACCTAGAAAACGTAGCTTTTACAGGAAATGGCGTTTGGGATGGTTCTGGCGAAGCTTGGAGACAAGTTAAAAAGAGCAAATTGACAGACGAGCAATGGAAGAAATTTGTAGCTTCTGGGGGAGTTTTAAACGAAAAGAAAGACAGCTGGTATCCTTCTGAACAATATTTAAAAGGTGCAAAAGGCGCAGATCAAAATGTTCGTCCTGATTTGAAAACTAAAGAAGATTTTGAGGCGATTCACGATTTTCTTCGTCCGGTTTTGGTGAGCATTCAAAATAGTAAACGAGTGATGTTTGACGGACCCGTTTTTCAAAATTCTCCTGCTTGGAATATTCATCCTTTATTAATTGAAGATTTAATTGTGAGAAATGTAACCGTTAGAAATCCGTGGTTTTCTCAAAACGGTGACGGACTTGATGTGGAATCTTGTAAAAATGTTGTAATCGAAAATTCAAGTTTTGATGTGGGTGACGATGCGATTTGCATTAAATCTGGAAAAGACAAAGATGGACGCGACAGAGGTGTTCCTTGCGAAAATATTATTGTAAAAAATAATATCGTGTATCACGGTCACGGCGGCGTAACGGTTGGAAGTGAAATGTCTGGCGGTGTGAAAAACCTCCACGTTTCAAACTGTACTTTTATGGGAACTGATGTTGGACTTCGTTTTAAAAGTACACGCGGACGTGGTGGTGTTGTAGAAAACATCTTTATTTCTGACGTTTTTATGACTGATATTCCATCTCAAGCGATTTCTTTTGATTTGTATTATGGAGGAAAATCTATCGCTGAAACGTTAGCAGAAGGCGGAAATACCGTTACAACGAAATTAGTTCCTGTAAACGAAGAAACACCTCAATTTAAAAACATTTCAATCAAAAATATTACGATTAGAGGCGCTCAACAAGCCGTGTTTTTACAAGGTCTTCCTGAAATGAATTTAGAAAATATTGAGATTTCAAACTTGATTGCAAAATCACAAAAAGGCTTTTCAATCATTGATGCTAACGGAATTAAAATCAACAATGCAAAATTAGATATCGAAGCTAAAAACGCATTTGAAATGTACAATGTTCAAAACCTTTCTTTAAAGAGTGTAGAATTTAATCCTGGTTCAGCAAACACCATTACAATTGATGGTGGAGTAACTAAAAATATCGATTTAAGTGGTTTATCTAAAACGACTACGGTTGGAAAAGATGTTCCAAAGAAAGCGGTAAAATTCTAA
- a CDS encoding zinc-binding alcohol dehydrogenase family protein, whose amino-acid sequence MKYIVCEKPQEFLLKETSIPEPKEGEVLLKIKRIGICGTDIHAFGGTQPYFEYPRILGHELAAEYVKGNAAGFKPGDKVTFIPYFNCGKCVACRNGLTNCCVNIKVFGVHIDGGMAEYVSIPEQYLLHGQGLDYDELALVEPLAIAAHGVRRAAVKSTDAVLVMGAGPIGIGLIQFAKIAGAKVIVMDINDYRLNFCKTELNADETINPLNDDVAQKLAELTNGDMANVVIDATGNQKVMNSAFNYISHGGRFVLVGLQKGELSFSHPDFHKRESTLMSSRNATIEDFEYVMKCLKEGKIDPKKYITHRTSFSEMITDFGNLIDPKNNVIKALIEIE is encoded by the coding sequence ATGAAATATATTGTTTGCGAAAAACCGCAGGAATTTCTTTTAAAAGAAACCAGTATTCCAGAACCAAAAGAAGGCGAAGTTTTATTAAAAATAAAAAGAATTGGTATCTGCGGAACTGATATTCATGCTTTTGGAGGAACTCAGCCTTACTTTGAATATCCAAGAATTTTGGGACACGAATTGGCGGCGGAATATGTAAAAGGAAATGCAGCAGGTTTTAAACCCGGAGATAAAGTTACTTTTATTCCGTATTTCAACTGCGGAAAATGTGTGGCTTGCAGAAATGGTTTGACAAACTGCTGTGTAAATATTAAAGTTTTTGGTGTTCATATCGATGGCGGAATGGCCGAATATGTTTCAATTCCTGAACAATATTTACTGCACGGTCAAGGTTTGGATTACGATGAATTGGCTTTGGTTGAACCTTTGGCAATTGCAGCACACGGAGTAAGAAGAGCGGCTGTTAAGTCAACAGACGCAGTTTTGGTTATGGGCGCAGGACCTATCGGAATTGGTTTGATTCAATTTGCTAAAATTGCAGGAGCGAAAGTGATTGTGATGGATATCAACGATTACAGATTGAATTTCTGTAAAACAGAACTAAATGCAGATGAAACGATTAATCCGTTGAACGATGATGTTGCGCAAAAATTAGCTGAATTGACAAACGGCGATATGGCGAATGTGGTGATCGATGCAACTGGAAATCAGAAAGTAATGAACAGCGCTTTCAACTATATTTCACATGGCGGAAGATTTGTTTTGGTCGGACTTCAAAAAGGAGAATTAAGTTTCAGTCATCCTGATTTCCACAAAAGAGAATCTACTTTAATGAGCAGCAGAAATGCGACGATAGAAGATTTTGAATATGTAATGAAATGCCTGAAAGAAGGTAAAATCGATCCGAAAAAATACATTACACACAGGACGAGTTTTTCTGAAATGATTACTGATTTTGGAAATCTTATTGATCCGAAGAATAATGTGATTAAGGCGTTAATTGAAATAGAATAG
- a CDS encoding SDR family oxidoreductase, with amino-acid sequence MDLNLKNKIVVVSGSAGKEGSIGETIVNRLADEGAIPVLVDRNARGFEYVERLQKRGVNSLFVQTDVTDPVAIENAVKVIAAKYGRIDAIINNVGVNDGAGLDSSYEDFMNSLKLNVVSYFLLAKYALPYLKESKGNILNIGSKVALTGQGGTSGYAAAKGGVLGLTREWAVDLIQFGIRSNAIIIAESYTPAYEDWIKTLPDGETVLNKINKSIPLESRMTKTEEIADTALFIISEKSSHTTGQFVFVDGGYVHLDRALISDVN; translated from the coding sequence ATGGATTTAAACTTAAAAAATAAAATAGTTGTTGTTTCTGGTTCGGCTGGAAAGGAAGGCAGTATTGGAGAAACGATCGTTAACAGACTAGCAGATGAAGGCGCAATTCCGGTTTTGGTTGACAGAAATGCAAGAGGTTTCGAATACGTAGAAAGACTTCAAAAAAGAGGCGTTAATTCTTTATTTGTACAAACTGACGTAACCGATCCTGTGGCAATAGAAAATGCTGTAAAAGTAATCGCAGCAAAATATGGCAGAATCGATGCTATTATTAATAATGTTGGTGTAAATGACGGTGCAGGATTAGATTCTAGCTACGAAGATTTTATGAATTCTTTGAAATTGAATGTAGTAAGTTATTTTTTATTGGCTAAATATGCGCTTCCATATTTGAAAGAATCAAAAGGAAACATCTTAAATATTGGCTCAAAAGTAGCTTTAACAGGGCAGGGCGGCACTTCAGGTTACGCTGCTGCGAAAGGCGGGGTTTTGGGATTAACGAGAGAATGGGCAGTAGATTTGATTCAGTTTGGAATCCGTTCAAATGCGATTATTATTGCTGAAAGTTATACACCTGCTTACGAAGATTGGATTAAAACATTGCCAGACGGCGAAACAGTTTTGAATAAAATCAATAAAAGTATTCCGTTAGAAAGCCGAATGACCAAAACAGAGGAAATTGCAGATACGGCACTTTTTATCATTTCAGAAAAATCATCACATACTACAGGACAATTTGTTTTTGTGGATGGAGGTTACGTACATTTAGACCGCGCTTTAATCAGCGATGTTAATTAA